One part of the Raphanus sativus cultivar WK10039 chromosome 7, ASM80110v3, whole genome shotgun sequence genome encodes these proteins:
- the LOC108814952 gene encoding protein phosphatase 1 regulatory subunit SDS22 gives MATKKSLTVEEVLKEKKTHDLDSVKELNLGHRALTDVSCLSKFKNLEKLDLRFNNLTDLQGLKSCLNLKWLSVVENKLQSLSGIEGLTKLTVLNAGKNKLKSMNEISSLVNLCALILNDNEISSLCKLDLLKDLNSLVLSRNPISEIGDSLSKLKKLTKVSLSECRIKAIGSSLKSCSDLKELRLAHNEIKALPAELALNKRLLNLDVGNNMITSLSGLEVLGTLSCLRNLNIRGNPISDNEKSAKKVRKLLPPSVNVFNAKPLDKNSRNAKHVRFDTEDVTFDSRHSKSAEEEEEEESKVDRKSKKSSKRNKSEEEEEEADNEGSKSKKKKKSKSNPDIDQIQEEDRQKRSLGNMDDDATEKKQKKATTSPKKLIDAIDDAETSLAEVFSREDVSKDSGDGVEKKNKRSSVQETGVVRVVDTQGNKKKKKTGNKQSKSAVVELPGEVEIGLGGESKWE, from the exons ATGGCGACGAAGAAGTCATTGACAGTTGAAGAAGTTctaaaagagaagaaaacacaTGACCTCGATTCCGTCAAGGAACTTAACCTTGGCCACAGAGCTCTCACCGAC GTGTCTTGTTTGAGCAAGTTCAAAAACTTGGAGAAGCTCGACCTCCGCTTCAACAATCTCACTGATCTCCAG GGACTCAAGTCCTGTCTGAATTTGAAGTGGCTGTCAGTTGTGGAAAATAAATTACAGAGCTTGAGTGGTATTGAAGGATTAACTAAGCTTACA GTGTTGAATGCTGGAAAGAATAAGCTCAAGTCTATGAATGAGATCTCTTCCCTTGTCAATTTGTGTGCCTTGATTTTGAACG ATAATGAAATCTCCTCTCTTTGCAAGCTAGATCTATTGAAAGACTTGAACAGTCTCG TGCTGTCTAGGAACCCTATCAGTGAAATCGGTGACTCACTTTCAAAGCTGAAAAAACTCACAAAA GTTTCTTTGTCTGAATGCAGAATAAAAGCTATCGGGTCTTCTCTCAAGTCATGCTCTGATTTGAAAGAGCTACGACTCGCTCACAATGAGATTAAG GCTCTGCCAGCAGAACTTGCACTCAACAAGAGACTCCTGAATCTGGATGTGGGAAACAATATGATCACTAGTCTCTCTGGTTTAGag GTTTTGGGTACACTATCTTGCTTGCGAAACTTGAATATTCGAGGAAACCCAATCTCTGACAACGAGAAGTCAGCTAAGAAG GTGAGAAAGTTGCTCCCTCCTTCAGTGAATGTCTTTAacgctaaacccttggataaaaacTCCAGGAATGCAAAGCATGTTAGATTTGATACCGAAGATGTGACCTTTGATAGTCGTCACAGCAaatcagcagaagaagaagaagaggaagaatccAAAGTGGATCGAAAGAGCAAGAAGAGCTCTAAGAGAAACAAGtcggaggaggaagaagaagaagctgataaTGAAGGTAgcaagagcaagaagaagaagaagtctaaGAGCAATCCAGATATAGATCAAATTCAAGAAGAAGATAGGCAGAAGAGAAGTCTGGGTAACATGGACGATGATGCTACTGAGAAGAAACAGAAAAAGGCTACCACTAGTCCTAAGAAGTTAATCGATGCTATCGACGATGCTGAAACCTCTTTGGCTGAAGTCTTTTCCAGGGAAGACGTATCGAAAGATTCTGGAGATGGTGttgagaagaagaacaagaggaGCAGTGTGCAAGAGACGGGTGTGGTGAGAGTGGTAGATACTCAAggtaacaagaagaagaagaaaacaggaAATAAGCAGAGCAAGAGTGCAGTGGTTGAGCTTCCTGGGGAAGTTGAAATCGGGTTGGGAGGAGAGTCAAAGTGGGAGTGA
- the LOC108814804 gene encoding ruvB-like protein 1, with amino-acid sequence MEKVKIEEIQSTAKKQRIATHTHIKGLGLEPTGIPIQLAAGFVGQLEAREAAGLVVDMIKQKKMAGKALLLAGPPGTGKTALALGISQELGSKVPFCPMVGSEVYSSEVKKTEVLMENFRRAIGLRIKETKDVYEGEVTELSPEETESLTGGYGKSISHVIIGLKTVKGTKQLKLDPTIYDALIKEKVAVGDVIYIEANSGAVKRVGRSDAFATEFDLEAEEYVPLPKGEVHKKKEIVQDVTLQDLDAANARPQGGQDILSLMGQMMKPRKTEITDKLRQEINKVVNRYIDKGVAELVPGVLFIDEVHMLDMECFSYLNRALESSLSPIVIFATNRGVCNVRGTDIPSPHGVPIDLLDRLVIIRTQIYNPSEMIQIIAIRAQVEELTVDEECLVLLGDIGQRTSLRHAVQLLSPASIVAKMSGRDNICKADIEEVTSLYLDAKSSAKLLHEQQEKYIS; translated from the exons ATGGAGAAAGTAAAGATCGAAGAGATTCAGTCCACCGCGAAGAAACAGCGGATTGCTACTCACACTCACATCAAGGGTCTTGGCCTCgag CCAACCGGAATCCCTATACAACTGGCGGCTGGATTCGTCGGTCAGCTTGAGGCGAGAGAGGCAGCTGGTCTTGTAGTTGACATGATCAAGCAGAAGAAAATGGCTGGCAAGGCTCTTTTGCTCGCTGGACCTCCTGGTACCGGGAAAACTGCACTGGCTCTTGGAATATCCCAAGAGCTGGGAAGTAAG GTTCCATTCTGTCCAATGGTTGGATCTGAGGTTTACTCATCCGAGGTTAAGAAAACTGAGGTTCTCATGGAGAATTTTAGACGTGCCATTGGGCTACGTATCAAGGAAACCAAAGACGTCTACGAAGGAGAG GTTACAGAGCTTTCCCCAGAAGAAACTGAAAGTCTTACCGGAGGTTACGGCAAAAGCATCAGCCATGTTATCATTGGGCTCAAGACAGTCAAAGGAACCAAACAACTTAAGTTGGATCCCACTATCTACGATGCCTTGATCAAGGAGAAG GTAGCTGTAGGAGATGTTATATACATTGAAGCAAACAGTGGAGCTGTCAAGCGGGTGGGTAGAAGTGATGCTTTTGCCACTGAATTCGATCTGGAAGCAGAAGAATATGTTCCACTTCCCAAAGGAGAGGTTcacaaaaagaaagagatagtgCAG GATGTCACGCTTCAAGATCTGGACGCAGCAAATGCTCGACCTCAAGGTGGGCAGGATATACTTTCCTTGATGGGCCAAATGATGAAACCCAGGAAGACTGAGATCACTGATAAGCTGCGGCAAGAAATCAACAAG GTGGTGAACCGTTATATAGATAAAGGTGTTGCAGAGCTTGTTCCCGGAGTTCTATTTATCGATGAA GTTCATATGCTTGATATGGAGTGCTTTTCCTACTTAAACCGTGCTCTTGAGAGCTCGTTATCTCCAATAGTGATATTCGCAACAAATAGAGGAGTTTGCAACGTAAG AGGGACTGATATTCCGAGTCCCCATGGAGTCCCTATTGACTTGTTGGATCGGTTGGTTATTATCCGGACCCAGATCTACAACCCCTCTGAAATGATACAG ATTATAGCAATTCGTGCGCAAGTAGAAGAGCTAACAGTAGATGAAGAATGCTTGGTCCTACTTGGGGACATTGGGCAGAGAACATCCCTAAGGCACGCAGTTCAGCTTCTGTCTCCTGCCAGCATCGTGGCGAAAATGAGTGGACGTGACAATATATGCAAG GCTGATATAGAGGAAGTAACATCACTCTACCTTGACGCCAAATCTTCAGCAAAGCTTTTGCACGAGCAGCAAGAAAAATATATCTCATGA